A part of Xenopus tropicalis strain Nigerian chromosome 4, UCB_Xtro_10.0, whole genome shotgun sequence genomic DNA contains:
- the LOC100124812 gene encoding uncharacterized protein LOC100124812 isoform X1, which translates to MAQKTVLITGCSSGIGLAIAAKLARDEQKRFKVYATMRNLAKQDDLIAATEGYLGKTMEIKEMDVCCEDSIRNCVSSIPDRHIDILVSNAGVGLIGPIECQTIEEMKTVMDTNFFGLVRLLKETLPDMKRRKSGHIVIISSVMGIQGILFNDVYAASKFAVEGFCESLAIQALKFKLHLSLIEPGPVVTEFERKVFEDGMKMDLSAADKETADMFTNIYLKNYKSIFQSLGQTAEDVAEHTMKIMLSENPPFRHQTNTLYTPMTTLKYADPNGDLPIDTFYKMVFQHDKIFNASLNFIKLLRWRSKKSFDLGKPQPQ; encoded by the exons ATGGCTCAGAAAACTGTGCTTATCACAGGATGCTCCTCGGGCATAGGTCTGGCCATTGCTGCAAAATTAGCCAGGGATGAACAGAAAAGATTCAAAG TTTATGCTACAATGAGAAACCTAGCAAAACAAGATGATCTGATTGCAGCCACGGAAGGATATTTGGGAAAAACAATGGAAATCAAAGAAATGGATGTGTGTTGTGAAGACTCTATTCGCAACTGTGTCAGCAGCATTCCAGATAGACACATTGATATTTTGG TGAGCAATGCTGGAGTGGGACTTATTGGCCCAATTGAATGCCAAACCATAGAAGAAATGAAAACCGTTATGGATACAAATTTCTTTGGATTAGTCCGTCTCCTGAAGGAAACCTTACCAGACATGAAGAGAAGGAAGAGTGGGCATATCGTCATAATCAGCAGCGTCATGGGTATACAAG GTATCCTGTTTAATGATGTCTACGCAGCTTCCAAGTTTGCAGTTGAAGGCTTTTGCGAAAGTCTGGCAATACAAGCCCTGAAGTTCAAACTCCA CCTGAGTCTCATTGAGCCTGGGCCTGTTGTCACTGAGTTTGAAAGAAAAGTATTTGAAGATGGAATGAAAATGGATCTTTCAGCTGCAGACAAGGAAACAGCTGACATGTTTACCAACATCTATCTTAAAAATTACAAATCCATCTTCCAAAGTCTTGGGCAGACTGCTGAAGATGTAGCAGAG CACACAATGAAGATAATGCTTTCTGAAAATCCACCATTCCGTCACCAGACAAACACATTATATACCCCCATGACGACGCTGAAATATGCTGATCCGAATGGAGATCTGCCCATTGACACATTTTATAAGATGGTCTTCCAGCATGATAAAATTTTCAATGCCAGCCTTAATTTCATCAAGCTCTTGAGATGGAGGAGTAAAAAAAGCTTTGACCTTGGAAAACCACAGCCACAATAA
- the LOC100124812 gene encoding uncharacterized protein LOC100124812 (The RefSeq protein has 3 substitutions, 1 frameshift compared to this genomic sequence): MAQKTVLITGCSSGIGLAIATKLARDEQKRFKVYATMRNLAKQDDLIAATEGYLGKTMEIKEMDVCCEDSIRNCVSSIPDRHIDILVSNAGVGLIGPIECQTIEEMKTVMDTNFFGLVRLLKETLPDMKRRKSGHIVIISSVMGIQGILFNDVYAASKFAVEGFCESLAIQALKFKLHLSLIEPGPVVTEFERKVFEDGMKMDLSAADKETADMFTNIYLKNYKSIFQSLGQTAEDVAEHTMKIMLSENPPFRHQTNTLYTPMTTLKYADPNGDLPIDTFYKMVFQHDKIFNASLLRLHFGELTILKFIFCFSQPIDIVSFLH, from the exons ATGGCTCAGAAAACTGTGCTTATCACAGGATGCTCCTCGGGCATAGGTCTGGCCATTGCTGCAAAATTAGCCAGGGATGAACAGAAAAGATTCAAAG TTTATGCTACAATGAGAAACCTAGCAAAACAAGATGATCTGATTGCAGCCACGGAAGGATATTTGGGAAAAACAATGGAAATCAAAGAAATGGATGTGTGTTGTGAAGACTCTATTCGCAACTGTGTCAGCAGCATTCCAGATAGACACATTGATATTTTGG TGAGCAATGCTGGAGTGGGACTTATTGGCCCAATTGAATGCCAAACCATAGAAGAAATGAAAACCGTTATGGATACAAATTTCTTTGGATTAGTCCGTCTCCTGAAGGAAACCTTACCAGACATGAAGAGAAGGAAGAGTGGGCATATCGTCATAATCAGCAGCGTCATGGGTATACAAG GTATCCTGTTTAATGATGTCTACGCAGCTTCCAAGTTTGCAGTTGAAGGCTTTTGCGAAAGTCTGGCAATACAAGCCCTGAAGTTCAAACTCCA CCTGAGTCTCATTGAGCCTGGGCCTGTTGTCACTGAGTTTGAAAGAAAAGTATTTGAAGATGGAATGAAAATGGATCTTTCAGCTGCAGACAAGGAAACAGCTGACATGTTTACCAACATCTATCTTAAAAATTACAAATCCATCTTCCAAAGTCTTGGGCAGACTGCTGAAGATGTAGCAGAG CACACAATGAAGATAATGCTTTCTGAAAATCCACCATTCCGTCACCAGACAAACACATTATATACCCCCATGACGACGCTGAAATATGCTGATCCGAATGGAGATCTGCCCATTGACACATTTTATAAGATGGTCTTCCAGCATGATAAAATTTTCAATG CCAGCCTTTTAAGATTACATTTTGGcgaactaactatattgaaattcattttttatttttcacaaccTATCTA TTacatagtttcatttttacactga